A genomic region of Gossypium hirsutum isolate 1008001.06 chromosome D01, Gossypium_hirsutum_v2.1, whole genome shotgun sequence contains the following coding sequences:
- the LOC107922137 gene encoding YTH domain-containing protein ECT3 isoform X1 — protein MLMAHQTSDRLTSTDSAEVFNVMVLDSNILANPNALTNKDLVTVGSLRDGSSHQSGFMPSVVESKTTYLPNAYSPEAQFHQEAHKQGSLLPYVNAEGLDNGFHDIYNETASLGFHGFGHSPQMQQRAYAPVSSYLPPVGDPIGLSNARHFITIDSSYHHPSVPRNIPHVTSKAQFSHLECPVNIEQQVVGKRFGLRTNYLPQLGSFDGGRNFFGSSSSLCSSYQGSDGFAVGGFCSDWSKPFSGKSSLFHLSYAPASPKRVGSLEFSSNGPAMVSFQKGPFNGFGCTSSSSRGYSGSQSDQRSCHGSVSTNSLGISGHNWPTLAEARQGGSCNDFSCSCTVTLDTLNERNRGPRAFKPKTQITTKGFIVDSSKNGTINGITNGSYNRQNFVTDYEGAKFFVIKSYSEDNVHKSIKYGIWASTPIGNKKLDTAYHEAKAIQGTCPVFLLFSVNSSAQFCGVAEMVGPVDFDKSVDYWLQNKWSGQFPVKWHIIKDVPNSQFRHILLESNDNKPVTNSRDTQEVEFEQGIEMINIFKNYESHSSILDDFYFYEERQKAMQERKARQLTSLVASDDLVCEASNLVSLPNDIVKKMSKSFAEVLLLNENEKAGGGTGKVLSAACGGHVR, from the exons ATGCTAATGGCTCACCAAACTTCTGATCGATTGACCTCTACTG ACTCGGCAGAGGTTTTCAACGTTATGGTTCTGGATAGCAACATCCTTGCTAACCCGAACGCTTTGACTAATAAG GATTTGGTAACTGTTGGTTCCTTGAGGGATGGTTCATCCCATCAGTCGGGATTCATGCCATCTGTTGTTGAGTCCAAGACAACCTATTTGCCCAATGCCTATTCTCCTGAGGCACAGTTCCATCAAGAAG CTCATAAACAGGGTTCATTGCTTCCATATGTTAATGCTGAGGGTTTGGACAATGGTTTTCAT GACATCTACAATGAAACTGCATCTCTTGGGTTTCATGGTTTTGGGCATAGTCCACAAATGCAACAAAGAGCTTATGCTCCGGTTTCATCTTATCTGCCTCCTGTTGGGGATCCTATCGGGCTGTCCAATGCAAGGCATTTCATCACCATAGATTCATCTTATCACCATCCATCAGTTCCCCGAAATATTCCACATGTTACTTCAAAGGCCCAGTTTTCTCATTTAGAGTGTCCTGTAAATATTGAGCAACAAGTGGTTGGAAAAAGATTTGGGCTGAGAACCAATTACCTTCCTCAGTTAGGATCATTTGATGGAGGAAGAAACTTCTTTGGAAGCTCCAGCAGTCTTTGCTCTTCATACCAAGGGTCTGATGGTTTTGCGGTTGGTGGATTCTGCTCAGACTGGTCAAAGCCTTTTAGTGGGAAGAGTTCTCTGTTTCATCTCTCATATGCACCAGCTTCTCCAAAACGGGTTGGTTCACTAGAGTTTTCTTCAAACGGTCCTGCAATG GTTTCTTTTCAAAAAGGACCATTTAATGGGTTTGGTTGTACTAGCTCCAGCTCTAGAGGCTACAGTGGTAGCCAAAGTGATCAACGTTCTTGTCATGGTAGTGTCTCTACTAATAGTTTAGGAATAAGTGGTCATAACTGGCCTACGCTTGCTGAAGCAAGACAAGGAGGGAGCTGCAATGACTTCTCCTGCAGTTGTACTGTAACGCTTGATACACTAAATGAGCGTAACAGGGGACCTAGGGCATTTAAGCCGAAAACACAGATAACTACGAAAGGTTTTATTGTTGATAGCAGCAAGAATGGCACAATTAATGGCATTACCAATGGATCCTACAACCGACAGAATTTTGTCACTGATTATGAGGGTGCCAAGTTCTTTGTGATAAAATCTTATAGTGAAGATAATGTTCACAAGAGCATTAAGTATGGTATCTGGGCTAGCACTCCGATCGGCAACAAAAAATTAGATACTGCTTATCATGAGGCAAAAGCTATACAAGGAACATGCCCTGTCTTTCTCTTATTTTCG GTCAATTCTAGCGCTCAGTTTTGTGGAGTGGCTGAGATGGTGGGACCTGTTGACTTTGATAAAAGTGTGGATTATTGGCTTCAGAATAAGTGGTCTGGGCAATTCCCTGTTAAGTGGCACATTATTAAAGATGTCCCCAATAGTCAGTTCCGCCACATTCTACTCGAAAGTAATGACAACAAGCCTGTTACTAACAGTAGAGATACTCAAGAG GTGGAGTTTGAACAGGGCATTGAGATGATAAACATTTTCAAGAATTATGAAAGTCATTCTTCAATCCTTGATGACTTTTATTTCTACGAAGAGCGGCAAAAAGCAATGCAGGAAAGGAAGGCCAGGCAGCTAACCAGCCTAGTGGCTTCCGATGATTTAGTGTGTGAAGCATCAAACCTCGTCTCACTCCCTAATGATATCGTGAAGAAAATGTCCAAGAGCTTTGCAGAAGTTCTTTTGTTAAACGAGAATGAGAAAGCAGGCGGAGGAACTGGAAAGGTGCTCTCTGCTGCCTGTGGAGGCCATGTTAGATAG
- the LOC107922137 gene encoding YTH domain-containing protein ECT3 isoform X2, with translation MVLDSNILANPNALTNKDLVTVGSLRDGSSHQSGFMPSVVESKTTYLPNAYSPEAQFHQEAHKQGSLLPYVNAEGLDNGFHDIYNETASLGFHGFGHSPQMQQRAYAPVSSYLPPVGDPIGLSNARHFITIDSSYHHPSVPRNIPHVTSKAQFSHLECPVNIEQQVVGKRFGLRTNYLPQLGSFDGGRNFFGSSSSLCSSYQGSDGFAVGGFCSDWSKPFSGKSSLFHLSYAPASPKRVGSLEFSSNGPAMVSFQKGPFNGFGCTSSSSRGYSGSQSDQRSCHGSVSTNSLGISGHNWPTLAEARQGGSCNDFSCSCTVTLDTLNERNRGPRAFKPKTQITTKGFIVDSSKNGTINGITNGSYNRQNFVTDYEGAKFFVIKSYSEDNVHKSIKYGIWASTPIGNKKLDTAYHEAKAIQGTCPVFLLFSVNSSAQFCGVAEMVGPVDFDKSVDYWLQNKWSGQFPVKWHIIKDVPNSQFRHILLESNDNKPVTNSRDTQEVEFEQGIEMINIFKNYESHSSILDDFYFYEERQKAMQERKARQLTSLVASDDLVCEASNLVSLPNDIVKKMSKSFAEVLLLNENEKAGGGTGKVLSAACGGHVR, from the exons ATGGTTCTGGATAGCAACATCCTTGCTAACCCGAACGCTTTGACTAATAAG GATTTGGTAACTGTTGGTTCCTTGAGGGATGGTTCATCCCATCAGTCGGGATTCATGCCATCTGTTGTTGAGTCCAAGACAACCTATTTGCCCAATGCCTATTCTCCTGAGGCACAGTTCCATCAAGAAG CTCATAAACAGGGTTCATTGCTTCCATATGTTAATGCTGAGGGTTTGGACAATGGTTTTCAT GACATCTACAATGAAACTGCATCTCTTGGGTTTCATGGTTTTGGGCATAGTCCACAAATGCAACAAAGAGCTTATGCTCCGGTTTCATCTTATCTGCCTCCTGTTGGGGATCCTATCGGGCTGTCCAATGCAAGGCATTTCATCACCATAGATTCATCTTATCACCATCCATCAGTTCCCCGAAATATTCCACATGTTACTTCAAAGGCCCAGTTTTCTCATTTAGAGTGTCCTGTAAATATTGAGCAACAAGTGGTTGGAAAAAGATTTGGGCTGAGAACCAATTACCTTCCTCAGTTAGGATCATTTGATGGAGGAAGAAACTTCTTTGGAAGCTCCAGCAGTCTTTGCTCTTCATACCAAGGGTCTGATGGTTTTGCGGTTGGTGGATTCTGCTCAGACTGGTCAAAGCCTTTTAGTGGGAAGAGTTCTCTGTTTCATCTCTCATATGCACCAGCTTCTCCAAAACGGGTTGGTTCACTAGAGTTTTCTTCAAACGGTCCTGCAATG GTTTCTTTTCAAAAAGGACCATTTAATGGGTTTGGTTGTACTAGCTCCAGCTCTAGAGGCTACAGTGGTAGCCAAAGTGATCAACGTTCTTGTCATGGTAGTGTCTCTACTAATAGTTTAGGAATAAGTGGTCATAACTGGCCTACGCTTGCTGAAGCAAGACAAGGAGGGAGCTGCAATGACTTCTCCTGCAGTTGTACTGTAACGCTTGATACACTAAATGAGCGTAACAGGGGACCTAGGGCATTTAAGCCGAAAACACAGATAACTACGAAAGGTTTTATTGTTGATAGCAGCAAGAATGGCACAATTAATGGCATTACCAATGGATCCTACAACCGACAGAATTTTGTCACTGATTATGAGGGTGCCAAGTTCTTTGTGATAAAATCTTATAGTGAAGATAATGTTCACAAGAGCATTAAGTATGGTATCTGGGCTAGCACTCCGATCGGCAACAAAAAATTAGATACTGCTTATCATGAGGCAAAAGCTATACAAGGAACATGCCCTGTCTTTCTCTTATTTTCG GTCAATTCTAGCGCTCAGTTTTGTGGAGTGGCTGAGATGGTGGGACCTGTTGACTTTGATAAAAGTGTGGATTATTGGCTTCAGAATAAGTGGTCTGGGCAATTCCCTGTTAAGTGGCACATTATTAAAGATGTCCCCAATAGTCAGTTCCGCCACATTCTACTCGAAAGTAATGACAACAAGCCTGTTACTAACAGTAGAGATACTCAAGAG GTGGAGTTTGAACAGGGCATTGAGATGATAAACATTTTCAAGAATTATGAAAGTCATTCTTCAATCCTTGATGACTTTTATTTCTACGAAGAGCGGCAAAAAGCAATGCAGGAAAGGAAGGCCAGGCAGCTAACCAGCCTAGTGGCTTCCGATGATTTAGTGTGTGAAGCATCAAACCTCGTCTCACTCCCTAATGATATCGTGAAGAAAATGTCCAAGAGCTTTGCAGAAGTTCTTTTGTTAAACGAGAATGAGAAAGCAGGCGGAGGAACTGGAAAGGTGCTCTCTGCTGCCTGTGGAGGCCATGTTAGATAG
- the LOC107922137 gene encoding YTH domain-containing protein ECT3 isoform X3 gives MVHPISRDSCHLLLSPRQPICPMPILLRHSSIKKGIDIHSCADWKGNLFCAHKQGSLLPYVNAEGLDNGFHDIYNETASLGFHGFGHSPQMQQRAYAPVSSYLPPVGDPIGLSNARHFITIDSSYHHPSVPRNIPHVTSKAQFSHLECPVNIEQQVVGKRFGLRTNYLPQLGSFDGGRNFFGSSSSLCSSYQGSDGFAVGGFCSDWSKPFSGKSSLFHLSYAPASPKRVGSLEFSSNGPAMVSFQKGPFNGFGCTSSSSRGYSGSQSDQRSCHGSVSTNSLGISGHNWPTLAEARQGGSCNDFSCSCTVTLDTLNERNRGPRAFKPKTQITTKGFIVDSSKNGTINGITNGSYNRQNFVTDYEGAKFFVIKSYSEDNVHKSIKYGIWASTPIGNKKLDTAYHEAKAIQGTCPVFLLFSVNSSAQFCGVAEMVGPVDFDKSVDYWLQNKWSGQFPVKWHIIKDVPNSQFRHILLESNDNKPVTNSRDTQEVEFEQGIEMINIFKNYESHSSILDDFYFYEERQKAMQERKARQLTSLVASDDLVCEASNLVSLPNDIVKKMSKSFAEVLLLNENEKAGGGTGKVLSAACGGHVR, from the exons ATGGTTCATCCCATCAGTCGGGATTCATGCCATCTGTTGTTGAGTCCAAGACAACCTATTTGCCCAATGCCTATTCTCCTGAGGCACAGTTCCATCAAGAAG GGAATTGATATTCATTCTTGTGCTGATTGGAAGGGTAACTTATTTTGCG CTCATAAACAGGGTTCATTGCTTCCATATGTTAATGCTGAGGGTTTGGACAATGGTTTTCAT GACATCTACAATGAAACTGCATCTCTTGGGTTTCATGGTTTTGGGCATAGTCCACAAATGCAACAAAGAGCTTATGCTCCGGTTTCATCTTATCTGCCTCCTGTTGGGGATCCTATCGGGCTGTCCAATGCAAGGCATTTCATCACCATAGATTCATCTTATCACCATCCATCAGTTCCCCGAAATATTCCACATGTTACTTCAAAGGCCCAGTTTTCTCATTTAGAGTGTCCTGTAAATATTGAGCAACAAGTGGTTGGAAAAAGATTTGGGCTGAGAACCAATTACCTTCCTCAGTTAGGATCATTTGATGGAGGAAGAAACTTCTTTGGAAGCTCCAGCAGTCTTTGCTCTTCATACCAAGGGTCTGATGGTTTTGCGGTTGGTGGATTCTGCTCAGACTGGTCAAAGCCTTTTAGTGGGAAGAGTTCTCTGTTTCATCTCTCATATGCACCAGCTTCTCCAAAACGGGTTGGTTCACTAGAGTTTTCTTCAAACGGTCCTGCAATG GTTTCTTTTCAAAAAGGACCATTTAATGGGTTTGGTTGTACTAGCTCCAGCTCTAGAGGCTACAGTGGTAGCCAAAGTGATCAACGTTCTTGTCATGGTAGTGTCTCTACTAATAGTTTAGGAATAAGTGGTCATAACTGGCCTACGCTTGCTGAAGCAAGACAAGGAGGGAGCTGCAATGACTTCTCCTGCAGTTGTACTGTAACGCTTGATACACTAAATGAGCGTAACAGGGGACCTAGGGCATTTAAGCCGAAAACACAGATAACTACGAAAGGTTTTATTGTTGATAGCAGCAAGAATGGCACAATTAATGGCATTACCAATGGATCCTACAACCGACAGAATTTTGTCACTGATTATGAGGGTGCCAAGTTCTTTGTGATAAAATCTTATAGTGAAGATAATGTTCACAAGAGCATTAAGTATGGTATCTGGGCTAGCACTCCGATCGGCAACAAAAAATTAGATACTGCTTATCATGAGGCAAAAGCTATACAAGGAACATGCCCTGTCTTTCTCTTATTTTCG GTCAATTCTAGCGCTCAGTTTTGTGGAGTGGCTGAGATGGTGGGACCTGTTGACTTTGATAAAAGTGTGGATTATTGGCTTCAGAATAAGTGGTCTGGGCAATTCCCTGTTAAGTGGCACATTATTAAAGATGTCCCCAATAGTCAGTTCCGCCACATTCTACTCGAAAGTAATGACAACAAGCCTGTTACTAACAGTAGAGATACTCAAGAG GTGGAGTTTGAACAGGGCATTGAGATGATAAACATTTTCAAGAATTATGAAAGTCATTCTTCAATCCTTGATGACTTTTATTTCTACGAAGAGCGGCAAAAAGCAATGCAGGAAAGGAAGGCCAGGCAGCTAACCAGCCTAGTGGCTTCCGATGATTTAGTGTGTGAAGCATCAAACCTCGTCTCACTCCCTAATGATATCGTGAAGAAAATGTCCAAGAGCTTTGCAGAAGTTCTTTTGTTAAACGAGAATGAGAAAGCAGGCGGAGGAACTGGAAAGGTGCTCTCTGCTGCCTGTGGAGGCCATGTTAGATAG
- the LOC107922137 gene encoding YTH domain-containing protein ECT1 isoform X4 yields the protein MQQRAYAPVSSYLPPVGDPIGLSNARHFITIDSSYHHPSVPRNIPHVTSKAQFSHLECPVNIEQQVVGKRFGLRTNYLPQLGSFDGGRNFFGSSSSLCSSYQGSDGFAVGGFCSDWSKPFSGKSSLFHLSYAPASPKRVGSLEFSSNGPAMVSFQKGPFNGFGCTSSSSRGYSGSQSDQRSCHGSVSTNSLGISGHNWPTLAEARQGGSCNDFSCSCTVTLDTLNERNRGPRAFKPKTQITTKGFIVDSSKNGTINGITNGSYNRQNFVTDYEGAKFFVIKSYSEDNVHKSIKYGIWASTPIGNKKLDTAYHEAKAIQGTCPVFLLFSVNSSAQFCGVAEMVGPVDFDKSVDYWLQNKWSGQFPVKWHIIKDVPNSQFRHILLESNDNKPVTNSRDTQEVEFEQGIEMINIFKNYESHSSILDDFYFYEERQKAMQERKARQLTSLVASDDLVCEASNLVSLPNDIVKKMSKSFAEVLLLNENEKAGGGTGKVLSAACGGHVR from the exons ATGCAACAAAGAGCTTATGCTCCGGTTTCATCTTATCTGCCTCCTGTTGGGGATCCTATCGGGCTGTCCAATGCAAGGCATTTCATCACCATAGATTCATCTTATCACCATCCATCAGTTCCCCGAAATATTCCACATGTTACTTCAAAGGCCCAGTTTTCTCATTTAGAGTGTCCTGTAAATATTGAGCAACAAGTGGTTGGAAAAAGATTTGGGCTGAGAACCAATTACCTTCCTCAGTTAGGATCATTTGATGGAGGAAGAAACTTCTTTGGAAGCTCCAGCAGTCTTTGCTCTTCATACCAAGGGTCTGATGGTTTTGCGGTTGGTGGATTCTGCTCAGACTGGTCAAAGCCTTTTAGTGGGAAGAGTTCTCTGTTTCATCTCTCATATGCACCAGCTTCTCCAAAACGGGTTGGTTCACTAGAGTTTTCTTCAAACGGTCCTGCAATG GTTTCTTTTCAAAAAGGACCATTTAATGGGTTTGGTTGTACTAGCTCCAGCTCTAGAGGCTACAGTGGTAGCCAAAGTGATCAACGTTCTTGTCATGGTAGTGTCTCTACTAATAGTTTAGGAATAAGTGGTCATAACTGGCCTACGCTTGCTGAAGCAAGACAAGGAGGGAGCTGCAATGACTTCTCCTGCAGTTGTACTGTAACGCTTGATACACTAAATGAGCGTAACAGGGGACCTAGGGCATTTAAGCCGAAAACACAGATAACTACGAAAGGTTTTATTGTTGATAGCAGCAAGAATGGCACAATTAATGGCATTACCAATGGATCCTACAACCGACAGAATTTTGTCACTGATTATGAGGGTGCCAAGTTCTTTGTGATAAAATCTTATAGTGAAGATAATGTTCACAAGAGCATTAAGTATGGTATCTGGGCTAGCACTCCGATCGGCAACAAAAAATTAGATACTGCTTATCATGAGGCAAAAGCTATACAAGGAACATGCCCTGTCTTTCTCTTATTTTCG GTCAATTCTAGCGCTCAGTTTTGTGGAGTGGCTGAGATGGTGGGACCTGTTGACTTTGATAAAAGTGTGGATTATTGGCTTCAGAATAAGTGGTCTGGGCAATTCCCTGTTAAGTGGCACATTATTAAAGATGTCCCCAATAGTCAGTTCCGCCACATTCTACTCGAAAGTAATGACAACAAGCCTGTTACTAACAGTAGAGATACTCAAGAG GTGGAGTTTGAACAGGGCATTGAGATGATAAACATTTTCAAGAATTATGAAAGTCATTCTTCAATCCTTGATGACTTTTATTTCTACGAAGAGCGGCAAAAAGCAATGCAGGAAAGGAAGGCCAGGCAGCTAACCAGCCTAGTGGCTTCCGATGATTTAGTGTGTGAAGCATCAAACCTCGTCTCACTCCCTAATGATATCGTGAAGAAAATGTCCAAGAGCTTTGCAGAAGTTCTTTTGTTAAACGAGAATGAGAAAGCAGGCGGAGGAACTGGAAAGGTGCTCTCTGCTGCCTGTGGAGGCCATGTTAGATAG